The Montipora foliosa isolate CH-2021 chromosome 6, ASM3666993v2, whole genome shotgun sequence genome includes the window attttCGTGTCTCACTGAATGGGATACCTGTGACGCACGGGAGACTTGCATTCTCCTGTTCCCTTGAGTATCATACATATAcatcatatcatacatctttatttaccctcggatttttagagtagcttggtgtagctaatatatTCGAGCATTTactctcccaaccatgatacaccacagaagacaaaccacaacaccgggaactacatgccctgctctttgcgacaagtgtgcgggttcttttacgtcccacaggattgtgaacattgaagggttgtgagacgggacctccggcttatcgtccttattcgagaagactagagcgtctaaccatttgcagatgtaattacaaaggcggcactttctcctcagttatttaaagaccctgagtgttggtcccggccggagttgaactcacgacctccctcgtgacagcccggtgctcaaccaactgagccaccggtgcgcagtaAGCAAAATGAAAATGCTGATCGCTTGATCGATTTATGTGGCCCCAACTTTACATCGTTGACTGTAGtaaaatttaatattatactttattatatggcttgtgtttgtagccgatataacgcgcgctctgattggctaattgtgactgaactGTGGgacattattctcccgtaatgcccacgggccgattacgggcttgcaaaaacaaagcaaaaggtaattaaaaagccatataataaactacttactaaccgagctagctcgagccgtactggggaatattggccctcggtcgtttttgtacggaccgagcgcagcgaggtccgtactgccacgacctcgggccaatattccccagtacagccctcgcgctcggttagtaagaagttaataattTTTGCTTAAAATTCAGGTTATCAGCTTATGGCCAATACGTCATCATGCTGACCACTATGTTTGTAACGCTACTGAAGGTTTGTATTTCATTTTGCATTCATTTTGTCGTTGATTTTCAATTTTACCCTTTTCCCGGTCAAATGGAGACAAATAATTTATCAATTGTCAAATGCAAAACTTTGTTGTATGATTATCTgaatgcagatttttggggggtaaaagaggtgtattatgggatttgtgcaagtagtgaattgaaTGGAACACTGGGGTAGTGCGCATGCCTAGACGGAAGTTCTACGTCGATGAAAGATAAGCTGCAATGTTATCTTCTTCAGATGAAGataaattgtctttttttcttttaggttCTCTTATTGTTCTTCTTATTCGTTGTGGGATTTGGCAGTACATTCTACCTGCTTATGGATGACGAATCTGTACGATTTTCCACTTCTATTTTGGTTTTTATAACGATTCTTTAGGCCCGTTtaaaacgtcgcattttacatgtgccgaatctaatgcaaattacgaaaacaatagatttttctcatttgcagtagattcggcacatgtaaaatgcgacgtttaaaacgggccttattGATTACATTTTGCCAAACAACTGGGttggctcgattaccagcctcGGTTTTGTGTTTGATAATGTTACCATGGGGTTTGAGTTTGTGTAACAAACACGGTCTGTCGCTCAGCATTCCAGTGGTTTCGCCTTGCTGAAAatagttggaaaaaaaaaatagttatgTTTTCCTCGTGCCCCTCGTCATTTGAGTTCGTTTCCTGTCCCCCTTTTGCGAACAGGTATTCGAATTATTGCAACAAAATGTTGGGCTCCGTTTACGCACACAGTCTAAATTCATGAAAGATCAGAACAACTACGAAAAGCTTTTCCATGTCTTTTGTATATTAACAACGAACCGAGTTTGAAAtagtttaaataaaatattcgAAAACTGTTTGAAGATTCcctttcatcattttgaaatagaGCGATTACCAGTTTTGTCTCCTTTTGCCAGCGTTCTTTTAAGAACGACTCACGCAATAATAGACGTTATTAACACTTCAATTGGATGGTAGCAGAGCCTCGTTCACGACCTACCTTCATAATGATTCTATTCTTTCCCAGGGGTGAAGTTTCCACATTGGTATGCAAAAGCGACTTTTGAAAGAGAATGAgagtttttccattttttcataCTTTGATCTTGTTTTCTAAACAGGAGCAATACGCAAGCTTTCCCTACTCCATGATGACCATCTTTGTGATGACCCTCGGTGAAATGAACTATGCAGATGTGTTTATGCCGTGGGCCAAACTTGAATACGCGATTCTGAGCAATATTTTGTTCGTCATGTTTGTGCTGGGAATGCCAATCATAATTATGAATATGTTGGTGGGTGTGACTTTGCTGATCAGTAATGGATGAATATTGCATAATTATGTAAGCTGTGCATAATTAAAGTGCAATTAATTAGTTAAAGAAGTGCAGTGTGTGTTAAAAGTGCATATAAGACAGTTAAGTACACATTGCCAGAAAGATGACCAGTCGACAATGCAAGATGCCTAGTGCAGACTGCTGGTCGCATTTTGAAAGTCTCATTAAGCGggtgccagttgttcaaacgatggatagcgatATCatccggataaatcactatccagtggataaacactagcaaaaccaattgcgttatccaatggatagtgacttatccggtggatagcgttgtCCACCTCTTGAACAACTTTAGCCAGATTTTTAGAGATCCACCGATGCTGTCTTTGTTCATAAGCTTCCTcctttttgcaaagaaacaagTCTTAAACAGAGTTTAGTCGGAGCCCAGCAAAACCGCGTTTGGAATAATCTTCATTTGGTCAATCCTAGAGACAAAGCACTTTCGTATTTGCAACCAATCATTCTAGAAAACGTTCTGTAGGTTAAATTACTGTTGAAAATTGTACTAAATGTGTGGCCcggaggggagggggtggggagaCTCGCACAtgaaaggggagggatgctcgtcgtctcgcttaggggtgtaaattttggattttggtctcacttagggtgttttggGGAGAACCCAATCATGGGTAGCCCATAtttagccgtgaaggtctcgtttagggtgtCACGAGAAcgaatataaatatatatatatttattatgttttaaatatggtctcttttaggggacAAAAAATCCTGGGCGAAGCCAAgcttggtctcctttaggggtttaatctTGAATAATTCATTCGACTCTTGTAAACATATTTGACCTTGAACAGAAGCAAACTACTTCGAACAACTAGATCTCGTTCGCGAATTTATAAATTGTTTTACTCATTTAGGTTGGTCTTGCTGTTGGAGACATCGATAAGATCCAAGAAAATGCTGTGTTGGATCGTTACGTAATGCAGGTACAACAAACACTTCGGAGATTAGCTTTTTCGTATGTGACAAAAGTCATATATATGATAAGCTGCCAATTGTCACGCGTTTACCTTGTAGCGGTTTTCGGAGTGGCtctatagaccctatgcaaaaatggctgcctttcgattattcttttgttcctattcaaaatagcccaactaacctcgtccaggataacaaattctttagaatttttgtctcaaaaacgaggttagttgggctattttgaatatgaacgagaaaataatttaaaggcagccatttttgcatagggtctattgcAGATTTCCAATTAGCCCTTACGAGTTTCAGTACGACTTGGCTTTCTCTTGGCATGTTTAGAATCGTTTTCTTGCTATGAATGAAAGGGAGATGATGGTAAAAATGATAATCCCTCCAGGGTCCCCCACGGTTTCCTTCTCCCCTACCCCCTGCCCATCccacacacaaaaaaatgacCCAAGAATATAAAGGGTGGTATAATGATTTTTTCCCCTCAGGTGGAATTGGTACTCGATATGGAAGAGACAAGTCCTGGATGGCTCCGTCAGAGAGCTCATATTGCCAAACATGTGGAGTATCCCAACAAGACATCCAAGGTATTTCATCCATCCTGAGTCAAGAGAACGTATTCGCCTTTGAAGGCATTTGGCTGGAAGTAgaataagaaaaagaacaacTTAAGATTAATTGAATCGAGCTAGTAAAAAAAGATTGAACAAGTGCGAGCAGTAAATGGAATGGCAGAGAAAGTGAAAAAAGTCATCCTTGCAAGAGATtaatttattttcactgaaCCAATTGATATACGAAATAAATCATATACAGAACTGCGGAtatggatatgaaatcaagtaaaccaatgatcctcgcagttatggacgcgattttagcaattgcgtagagaagcctgaaaaacttcaggccccagttgtttaaacgatggatagtgctatccagcggataaacactagtaAAATCGATTTagttatccagtggacagtgatttatccggcggatagcgatatccattgtttgaacaactggggccaggacttcaactgggtttgaacccgtgacctcgcgataccggtgtgacgctccgggaaaattagaacccacaaatgaccgtCTTTAAATCGAATTTATATGCAAACAAAACTCCAGTTTTAAATGGAAccctttttttttggcaattttgaaTGTAAATGTGATTTAATGTAATAGGCTGGATTTTTCACCTTGTTCTTAAGTCTTTTCCCTTAAATGTATTTGGAACAGCTGCTATAGTTCTCCAGTGTATATCTCATGAAAAAATAAGTGGCTGAAATCCACTCCACTACCCCCACCCCCTTGATCCTCCGAGGGACAAGTCAATCACAAGGCAAACGAACATTAGCATAGGGACGGCAAACACCGAAACTTTAAGTTGTTTAAAAAAGACATAAAAAGCAGGGTGATCGATAATCGTTGTGTTCTTGATTTAGCTGTATGAAATGCTAATAGGGTTCAGTCGCCCTGGAGAGGATAAAGATGACGAGGAGACATACCTAGACCTCCCCCCTGCGTTTCATCCATTAATGGAGAAGGTAGCAGAGCAGGAGAAGAGGTATGGATACGCTCAATACCTTTCAACACATTAGACTTGACATTCGTGATACTAAGAAAAATTCTCTGGTTTCTTGCTTACTTGTTTTCAACCTTCTGCGAACTCAAGTCATTAATTAAACACAAAACAGGGTAGTTCTGATGTTCTTGGACGTTTAGGTGCCGTTTACATCGTTAACCCTGTCAGTGACTGGTTCGTGCGTCTTAAATAATATTTCCTCCATTATTAGTTGGAAGAGCGCATTTTAAAAAGTCGTTCCATCCTTACTCTGTTGGATGTGAGATTACTGCACTGACTTAGTAACTTAaactgattttttcctttcaatcaGAATCAATGGGATATACGATCTATTGAAGGAACAATCAGCATTGATTAAATCCATGGATCCCATTAAGAAGAACCGGGAAGAAACAAGCGGATACAGAGAGTTCTAAGCCTTCagtgtagtgtttttttatccGTCACGGACATTCGTTAATGGTGATGTTTGAATGTACTTCACTTTGACGAAAAGGTCTAACCATATCTTACGTTATTATGGTGCGTTCACAAAGTTTTGATCCATAATCACTGAATTTTGATAAACAATTCGTATATTAGTAAGTAAGTGTGCATGTTAATGTTtgttagtataaacacacaggtgattatagaAAATCGCGCgttctcattggctcgctatctcggattatcagccgataatcacctcgacggacaaaatggctgccagtagtcgttttgccacggtaagtgaagatgatttcgcgttgaagtgttttttttttttttttttttgaaataatcacctgtgtatttatactaaaacaattattcgcctcaggctcagtgattatcggtgaatattcacctcgacttcgtctcggtgaatattcaccgataatcacttcgccttcggcgaataattgttaattaaaatacTTGTTTAACGATTCTCCATTAGCAGTAGTGAATAATTTTATATAGATAGCACACAAGGTAGTTCAACGGCACTCCACTTTAATAATCTGTAAGTAATAATTAAAAGGAAACAACCAGGCACGAGGCAGAGAATTTtaggctatttacaaagcgtggaaGAGAAGGGTCCGATAACAAAGGCACCCAGGATCTTAAAACAAAGGAGGGGAAAATCGTACGTTTGTAATTACACCTAAAAATGGTTGgtctttcaagtcttcttggataaggagtTTAAACTGCAGGCTCCGTCCCTTGCTAATAATACCCAAATTGTGTTGGACGTTAAAGAGTCATAGTTACAAAAGATGCTAGTGTCTGCTACTGGACTACAATATCTCCTCAGCTGTACATACCGGCTTAGTTCAATTATTGACGTATTGTAAGCGTCAAACCAGCTACCGTgctttacgacattttttagtGCCGTTTTTCTTATTACTACGGTTCATTCTcttcctccccctcccccccctctaCACAAAAAATGCAACACGTTTGGGTTACCTACGCTTCTTCGTGATCAACTTTGTCTTGGGTGGGGCGGGTGAGGAGGTATTGGTTGCCTTCTTTTCAGGTTATGGtcctaaaatttgaaaaatgggAAAAGTCTTAAGGATTGTAGTTTAGAGTACCAAAACAACATATAAAGGTTTTGGGAACATTTTGCCCGGAATTAGTCTGAGTTAACCCTGCTTGGAACAACCCCACTCTAGTGTGTATATGCTATGTGCACAAAAGGCTTCCCATTGAAGTTTCTCAGCGCCAATGCGCTATAGTTGTAGTCATACTTGAGCTGTTCACATGAAAGCGTTTTCGTTTGGAAACGTACACTTTTTGATGTCCGAAAATGCTGAGAAAACAAAGACTATTGAAAACTGTTTCAAAAGTGGAGACTTCTGAAAACGCATTGTTTTGAAAACGCCCCAGAACCTTAAAAAAGCGATGACGCCAGAGTGTAGACTCTCTTAAAAAAGAGTATGTGTTGATAGATGAAAACGAAGACTTCTCATCGTTGTTTATCGTTGTACTATGGATAGGTAAAAAACACAGGAACACGATAGAGTTgatgaaatatattttgtttcgtttttaccGCGACGAAATTGGTGAGTTTTGAAAACGCATTTCTGTAAACGAGGCCTTGTAGTTCAATCTAAAGGTGTAAAATGCATCATGCATTTGGGATGGTACAGAAATATTTCCAAGTTGCTCAAAACTCGATTGGTACCGGTGCTAATGTGGGTGAATTACCATGACAACGCATCTATTTTTCGACCTTTTGCGTTGGTATTAAATATTTTCTCATTGCTCTAGCGATCtgattaaataaatttcagcaTTGGAGGGATTTcaatgtatgaaaattgttccacggcacgtAATGCCTTTTacttaacaaataaataaacatataCGCTTACTTGGCTCAAGTTCTTGTACTTTTGGAAGGGGATGAAAGTGTGTGCCATGAAAGGGAATGAGTGTGAAAAGATACAGAGAGGATTAATTAAAGAGGATTAaagaattggaatttggcatgATCTAAGTTGATGGGTAAAATTGACCGCTGGATAGAGTTTAAAATTTGAACTTTTTACCTTGCCAAGCAAGATAGTCTCAGAGATAATTATAGCAGTTTACGTTATTGACTCAGTATTGTccagtttttgtgtttttgttttttttaagcgCATATGCTGCCAACGGAAAGCTTTTTCAATTGATTTCGATTCTTTCCGTTCTGCACCGAGAATAACGACATCCGGCCAGTTTGGAATTCGCACTGTCGTAGTGAGAGCCCAATCCTCAAACCGTTGGCAAATACTGTGGTTTCAACTTTTTCAGATTGCGTTTGCGCAAAGGATATGTAGGTCTTCTTGTTTAGGAACCAGCAGAGATCCTTGTTGTTGGAGCTAACCGAAAGAATCGCTGTCTCGGGAGAGGAGAATATAGATCTTTACACTGGAGTACCAGTTCAACAATTTCCGCTACGGGGAACACTATGGGTTTTCCGCTATGAGAATGCGCACTTTGAAAAACGCGATATTCCCACCGTTTGCATTtgctacaaaaagaaaaatcgaaCTACTTATCCTACTCGAGTCacttaaaatttattaaaatttcaatctCTCTCTCTCGGGTGTCCAACTTTTGTGGTCCTTCCGGATATTAATTCTTAAAGGTACAGAAAATTACCGGTGAATTGCACGTGCATGGCCTGGAATTTTCATGGCACGAGCAGGACGCTTGTTTCAAACGAGCGCGCTCGGTGTTGCACGCGTATGAATGTTTGTTCACTGGCAAGCTTTTTATAAATTTTTGTGGCGCTTATTTTGCCATAGCTGTCTTCATTTGCTCAGTTTATCCTGGATTGGTGATTAAGAATGTTATTGCGAAGAGTGTACGAATGATTCAAATGCGCATGGCTGTGTCTTTTCGGATTACTGCCATCAGACAACTAGGGAGTCCAATTTGGCTGAAAGTCGTTGCCACGAGTATTTCACTTTGCAAAACAAGAGTTGTTTTATGGTCGAGTGGATGCCATTTTGAGATATCAAAGCTTTAAATAAGAAaggtatgatctttttagttactTAACCATAAAAGAACTACAATAGCTTTATTAGCAGCTTAATcaaaagagagatttagcatcgtgCCATACATGAAACTGCAAACGGTATGCTGATGGTTGTTGCAACGCTTGAGAATTTTCTTATCCTAACTCAgtagtctctctctctctcttcagaGAAGTTGCGCGGTATCTGTAGAtaacaggcaagaaatgagCTTTAAATGAAACGAGCTTTGCATGCCGTTTACCACATACGAGATGAGAAATCTCTCAAAACGCAAGCGTTTCGTTTAGATCCGTTATCCTTCACTGGCACATTACGTCATCGCCATCAGGGATGCAGCGATGGCGCACTCGCCTCCCAaaaatgtggcccgggttccattcccagacTTGACgtaatatgtgggttgagtttcgttggttctctactctgcttcgacaattttttttctccgggtactccggtgtTTCCCTCCCCTCCCTTGAAAAACCAATCTATGATTTGAtgtgttaatttgatttttgtacAGTGTTCCCAAGTAGAGCCCAAGCTCTAAATGAATCACCATCATCGTCATTAGCATTAGCAGTAGCATTagcattatcgttatcgttatcatcatcatcatcatcattatcattaccgtgatcgtgatcgtgatcattatcatcatcatcatcatcatcatcatcattatcattattattattatttttattttttgaatttaGTTCTAAAACACTGTACTGCCTGTAAGAGCTATGTGATAACATCTGAGCCGAAAGGAATGAAATCGTTATTGACACAGTGATTGTATTCTTATGATTTATAATACTATTTAATGTTGTATAGTGCttccaattcttactttttaatatttctgtaaattatgtacatatttttctgtttttaaagttgaattaaaaattattattaatagtatattttttcttactttttcactacatctgcccctgACTAACATAGTATGAAAGGCAGTTGAGGTACGTTTAAATTATATGCTGAACATGTCGCCCCTGtttccaataggccatttccgagttcatgtctgcctcctcttcaaagcgagtctaagtgccaagtttttcttatgaaaattagttttcattcatatgtaaagtagaactaattaccatcacaaaaacttcgcacttagactcgctagGAAGAgtaggcagacatgaactcggaaatggccaatttgCGTCTGAGGACTCGATTTGCATCAGATGTGCTTCAATGATTTTTCAGTCGCCAACCCGAACGGCACTGTGGTTCTCCTTGCGAGAATCAATAATAACTATACTTGAACAAGTAAGTCTCAAGCTTAGATTTAACCACATTCACGTTAGGGCTTAACTTTATATCTAGtggcaaattattccataattTAGCAAACGTTCATTTCAAGTTGGTCGCGATCGGCGTGAAGCTATTCGCTTCGTTGAAACCGGAGAGCATTCGCAAGATCACTTAACCGATTTCTCAGTGTACTGTTCCTGTGCGCGGACATACCCATAATCATTGATTCCGGTGCTACTGTAAATGTTCTCGACATTCAGTCCTTCCAGCGTTTTTGTGATATTCCCCTATTAAAAGGATCTTTCGGCGTTTACCCTTATGATTCACCCGACCCATCCCAGTTAAGGACGTATTCGATATGCATGTGTGTTCTTGTTCTACCGGCTTATCAACCGACGCTCAGTTCGTGGTTGTAGACAACGAAAACGCTAGTTTGCTTTTATGCAAAGGCCTACTTAGAGTAGGAGCAGGCGCATTTACGCTCGGTGGCGAAAACTTGGTACCACTGGTACAACTGATACCGCACGAGTTTCCCGCGTGGATCAGTTGATAACGCAATACTCCAGTATTTTTGAAGGGTTGGCAAATTCACACTGACCCCGATGTAACCCCGGGGCGCAACCTCTTAGACAAACACCCTTTCATAGACGTCGAACAAAAGTTACAGCAATTGACAGACCTTGGCATCATAGAAAATGCCGAGCGTCCTACCCTGTGGGTGTCCCCGTGGGTGGTGGACATGAGGCGGGTCAATGAAGCGGTGGTCCGTGAGCGACACCTTATACCGACTTTAGAAGAGACCTTACAGGCGACAAATGGGGCCAAGGTATTTTCGAAAATCGATCTACGATGGAGTTACCACCAAATTGAGCAGCACGCAGATTCGTGTTTCTACTCACACGGGTCTCAAGCTCTACAAACGTCTAATGTTCGGTTTGTCCTCTGCTTCAGAGCAATACCAGTGCATCATTCAGGTAACCCTAAAAGGCATTGCAGGCGTCCAAAACATTTCCGACGACATTACAATCTTCGGCAAGGACCAAGGATCACTCGACCACAGCCTAGAAGAAACTTTTACGAGAGTGTGGACTTAttctgaataaagaaaaatgccTTTTCAGCGTCTCCGAGTTGGTTTTCTTTGGTTTCAAAGTCTCAGCGGCTGGTCTTTCCCCTTGACGACAAAATGTCAAAGCTATACAAGCAGTTCGTACTCCACAGAGCTCTGTCGAAGTTCGCAGTTTCCTTGGTCTAGTTAGTTACTGTTCCAGGTTCATTCAAGATTTCTCCACCCTTTTCAGGCCCCCTTCCACAACTTACAAGGAAAGCCGTGCAGTGGTCTTAGACAAAGCAACACCAAGAAGCTTTTGAAAAGCTGAAATCTGCACTGAACACCGATCGCGTTATGGCACACTACTATCGCGACGAGACGAAAGATAGTTAGTTAAGCGTCGACGCAAGTTCCGTTGGACTCGGAGCAATAATAATGCAGCGCGATGGCACTTCCCTTCGCCCTGTCGCTTTTGCTTGTCGCCCACTTAACAGATGGTCGAGAGAAGATATTCTCAGACAGAGCGTGAAGCCATAGTAGAGGTCTGGGGTTGCGAACGTTTTCACATATACCGAATTCACTCTCTACACCGATTACAAACAATTTACAGCCCCAAGTCTAAGCCACCGCCCCGAATAGAATGATGGGCGCTGCGACTTCAGTCCTACAAGTTAAATATCGTACACATGGCTGGCAAGACTAATCCAGCCGATGTCCTTTCGCGCCTCCTCTGCAACGCCAGCCCAACCGTGAAAGGCTGACGGTACATCAATTACATTGCCTCCAAGTCCATTCCCAGAGCCATG containing:
- the LOC138006197 gene encoding transient receptor potential cation channel subfamily A member 1-like isoform X1, with the translated sequence MEVPCRRFDSKVRYFLELTNTLEWIGYISALIYVLPNCDCKLGMKQETGAIALFFGWMNLILFLRRLSAYGQYVIMLTTMFVTLLKVLLLFFLFVVGFGSTFYLLMDDESEQYASFPYSMMTIFVMTLGEMNYADVFMPWAKLEYAILSNILFVMFVLGMPIIIMNMLVGLAVGDIDKIQENAVLDRYVMQVELVLDMEETSPGWLRQRAHIAKHVEYPNKTSKLYEMLIGFSRPGEDKDDEETYLDLPPAFHPLMEKVAEQEKRINGIYDLLKEQSALIKSMDPIKKNREETSGYREF
- the LOC138006197 gene encoding transient receptor potential cation channel subfamily A member 1-like isoform X2, encoding MKQETGAIALFFGWMNLILFLRRLSAYGQYVIMLTTMFVTLLKVLLLFFLFVVGFGSTFYLLMDDESEQYASFPYSMMTIFVMTLGEMNYADVFMPWAKLEYAILSNILFVMFVLGMPIIIMNMLVGLAVGDIDKIQENAVLDRYVMQVELVLDMEETSPGWLRQRAHIAKHVEYPNKTSKLYEMLIGFSRPGEDKDDEETYLDLPPAFHPLMEKVAEQEKRINGIYDLLKEQSALIKSMDPIKKNREETSGYREF